In the Staphylococcus sp. IVB6240 genome, one interval contains:
- a CDS encoding helix-turn-helix transcriptional regulator produces the protein MMIKIKLDEVLKERNVSLTELSQAVDVTIANLSILKTGKAKAVRFSTLEAICNYLECQPGDIIVNE, from the coding sequence GTGATGATTAAGATAAAACTGGATGAAGTGTTAAAAGAACGTAATGTGTCACTGACAGAATTGTCACAAGCGGTGGATGTCACGATCGCAAACTTATCAATTTTAAAAACGGGTAAAGCCAAGGCAGTACGTTTTAGCACACTGGAAGCGATTTGTAACTATTTAGAATGTCAACCTGGTGATATTATCGTAAATGAATAA
- a CDS encoding DUF2975 domain-containing protein, whose translation MVYIIELILYCAIIILTIKLTRTFKGESIFSWDNANLLLYISLLIIIYAFITNVSDLLIHVEGQYQHVLNHDIMTSTLLLVIGTFITTVATIYKKSLDIKEEHDLTI comes from the coding sequence TTGGTATACATTATTGAACTCATTCTATATTGTGCAATCATTATTTTAACGATAAAGCTGACAAGGACATTTAAAGGAGAATCCATTTTTTCATGGGATAATGCGAATTTACTTTTATATATTTCTTTATTGATAATTATTTATGCTTTTATCACAAATGTATCTGATTTATTAATTCATGTTGAAGGACAATATCAGCATGTGTTAAATCATGACATTATGACATCGACTTTATTATTAGTGATAGGTACATTTATAACGACAGTGGCAACGATATACAAAAAATCCTTAGATATTAAAGAAGAACACGACTTAACGATTTAG
- a CDS encoding GntR family transcriptional regulator — MMRKETPVYQQMRDDIINGILKPGEKITEVKMAEKYHVSRTPIREAIKQLEMEYLIKDGFIFIPNAEEFRKIFELRILLETHALKKAAIVFVQEDIDELRSYTSIDVEADENLVIETNDQFHKKLMSATHNEFIMETYEKMKGFIFLFSKTVINKRRHGLIDEHKEIVTALENREIDHAVNLLKTHLEKDLTFTLHYLDL, encoded by the coding sequence ATGATGCGTAAAGAAACACCTGTCTATCAACAAATGCGAGATGATATTATTAACGGTATTTTAAAACCTGGTGAAAAAATTACAGAAGTAAAAATGGCTGAAAAATATCATGTCAGTCGCACGCCTATTCGAGAAGCAATCAAACAATTAGAAATGGAATATTTAATTAAAGACGGCTTTATTTTCATTCCGAACGCAGAAGAATTTAGAAAGATATTTGAGCTACGCATCTTACTCGAAACACACGCACTCAAAAAAGCAGCCATCGTCTTTGTCCAAGAAGATATCGATGAACTACGCAGTTATACAAGTATTGATGTAGAAGCAGATGAAAACTTGGTCATTGAAACAAACGATCAATTTCATAAAAAACTAATGAGTGCCACACATAACGAATTTATTATGGAAACCTATGAAAAGATGAAAGGCTTTATCTTCCTATTCAGTAAAACTGTCATTAATAAGCGACGTCATGGTCTGATTGATGAACATAAAGAAATTGTGACCGCATTAGAAAATAGAGAAATTGATCATGCCGTAAACTTACTAAAAACACATCTAGAGAAAGACTTAACCTTCACATTACATTACCTTGACTTATAA
- a CDS encoding membrane lipoprotein lipid attachment site-containing protein: MKKILLGAIVSAFLLTGCSNVTNSKELKMGEVFNSGKENVSYLIDYSSDYTEDVDKDSYVDYVIISKKGETKFYYMEDSDITLGEVTKMSNDEVKEKALELYKNNFNENKNDELSNLKTSIEDHYGVYDRSEKQKFKKRYNELKNKQYLEPEFEKMNLKVVTDGSGNETKYEKFTFKRQWSGGEYTLPVSVPIYPFDIYDKKYAGVKSKKENAYLITEVGDKVEEVVLDSKDDKYVDEVD; the protein is encoded by the coding sequence ATGAAAAAAATTTTGCTTGGTGCAATTGTATCTGCATTTTTATTAACAGGATGTTCAAATGTGACAAATTCAAAAGAGTTAAAGATGGGAGAAGTCTTTAATAGTGGAAAAGAGAATGTTAGTTATCTGATAGATTATTCTAGTGACTATACGGAAGATGTTGATAAAGATTCTTATGTCGATTATGTGATTATTTCTAAAAAAGGTGAAACTAAATTTTATTATATGGAAGACAGTGATATTACATTAGGTGAAGTTACGAAAATGAGCAACGATGAGGTTAAAGAAAAAGCATTAGAACTTTATAAAAATAACTTCAATGAAAATAAGAACGATGAGTTATCAAACCTAAAAACAAGTATAGAAGATCATTATGGTGTATATGATAGAAGTGAAAAGCAAAAATTTAAGAAAAGATATAATGAATTGAAAAATAAACAATACTTAGAACCAGAATTTGAAAAAATGAATTTAAAAGTAGTTACAGACGGTTCTGGTAATGAAACAAAATATGAAAAATTTACATTTAAGAGACAATGGAGTGGTGGTGAATACACATTACCAGTATCCGTTCCTATTTATCCTTTTGATATTTACGATAAGAAATATGCTGGTGTTAAAAGTAAAAAAGAGAATGCATATCTTATTACTGAAGTAGGAGACAAAGTTGAAGAGGTTGTGCTTGATTCTAAAGATGATAAATATGTAGATGAGGTAGATTAA
- a CDS encoding NAD(P)-binding domain-containing protein, with protein MKIGCIGLGIMGKPMAKNFIHAGHEVYVYDVNEAAVNELVQLGGKSASMAVMAEEADYIITSLPNGEIVKAVLYSGQDALTTQATINTKYVIDTSSITPSDAMEIHKTLEDVGVQYFDAPVSGGEPLAITGELAVMIGCDEGALETVESVLDPIARSVIRVGDVGAGSVVKLANQIIVNTNIVALSEAVVLAKKFNIQLEDMFEAIRGGLAGSAVMEAKFPKMIAEDYAPGGTIHINYKDLKNVMMTADTANLALPVANMVKEMYKAEVASDRATNDHSGVIKYIENINKL; from the coding sequence ATGAAAATTGGATGCATTGGACTTGGTATTATGGGAAAACCGATGGCGAAAAATTTTATTCATGCAGGACATGAGGTTTATGTATATGACGTGAATGAAGCGGCTGTGAATGAGTTGGTTCAATTAGGTGGGAAGTCTGCATCAATGGCAGTTATGGCTGAAGAAGCAGATTACATTATTACGTCGTTACCAAATGGTGAAATTGTAAAAGCAGTACTGTATAGTGGTCAAGATGCCTTGACAACGCAAGCAACGATTAATACGAAATATGTGATTGATACAAGTTCTATTACACCAAGTGATGCAATGGAAATTCATAAAACATTAGAAGATGTTGGCGTGCAGTATTTTGATGCGCCAGTGAGCGGTGGGGAACCACTTGCGATAACAGGTGAACTAGCTGTCATGATTGGTTGTGATGAAGGTGCGCTAGAAACAGTGGAAAGCGTATTAGATCCGATTGCACGTTCTGTGATTAGAGTCGGTGATGTGGGGGCAGGTAGTGTTGTGAAACTTGCAAACCAAATTATTGTAAATACGAATATTGTGGCACTATCTGAAGCGGTTGTATTGGCGAAAAAATTCAATATTCAACTAGAAGATATGTTTGAAGCAATTCGTGGTGGTCTCGCAGGTTCAGCGGTGATGGAAGCGAAGTTCCCTAAGATGATCGCAGAGGATTATGCGCCTGGCGGAACGATTCATATTAACTATAAAGACTTAAAAAATGTCATGATGACGGCAGATACAGCTAATTTGGCATTACCAGTGGCGAATATGGTGAAGGAAATGTATAAGGCAGAAGTTGCATCTGACCGAGCAACGAATGATCATTCAGGTGTGATCAAATATATTGAAAACATTAACAAACTGTAG
- a CDS encoding Fic family protein: protein MSYKSLKTVFHMYGLEEVKKEYELRINSFSTYLIGLEIHPIQDEKQKTSISYPLFFTMTKKLTSHLETVLRNTAKIKTLSMLLPDVANHAYMRHLLINELQSTNETENIRSTKQEIAASINKVKSNHKRFDGLVSQYMMMNDDDGEINVISDIRQLFDKLVSTEIKEKDMPDGVMFRKNPVGVHDGSRDRWVHRNVASEQEIIEYLQGMLTFIKYDEAPQIFKMMASHFIFEYIHPFYDGNGRVGRYILAKMLHDTLDPFTALTFSYTVNRNKSKYNKAFESTSNFYNKGELTIFIEEMLDLLIEGQHQVLERFEHNKVLLENLSNALENIASDKYEYGVLFILLQDKIFGSHYSRIPLKQIENVTEFSRNKINHVIQKYEEQLVQLKRNPAVYELSDGFIESLLAI, encoded by the coding sequence ATGTCATATAAATCATTAAAAACTGTTTTTCATATGTATGGGTTAGAAGAAGTGAAAAAAGAATATGAGCTGAGAATCAATAGTTTTTCGACTTATTTGATAGGTTTAGAAATTCATCCAATTCAGGATGAGAAACAAAAAACTTCTATTTCATATCCATTATTTTTCACTATGACAAAGAAGCTGACTTCTCATTTAGAAACGGTATTACGCAATACGGCGAAAATCAAAACGTTATCTATGCTATTACCAGATGTGGCAAATCACGCATACATGAGACATTTATTAATTAATGAATTACAAAGTACGAATGAAACTGAGAATATTAGAAGTACCAAACAAGAAATTGCGGCATCAATTAACAAGGTTAAATCCAACCATAAACGATTTGATGGATTGGTTAGTCAATATATGATGATGAACGATGATGACGGAGAAATAAATGTAATTTCAGATATTAGACAGCTCTTTGATAAATTGGTGTCAACTGAGATCAAAGAGAAAGATATGCCAGATGGTGTTATGTTTAGAAAAAACCCTGTTGGTGTACATGATGGATCTAGAGATAGATGGGTGCATAGAAACGTCGCAAGTGAACAAGAAATCATTGAATACTTACAGGGGATGCTTACGTTTATCAAATATGATGAGGCACCTCAAATATTCAAAATGATGGCAAGTCATTTTATCTTTGAATATATCCATCCGTTTTACGATGGGAATGGACGCGTTGGAAGATATATTTTAGCAAAAATGCTGCATGACACACTCGATCCATTTACAGCACTGACTTTTTCATATACGGTCAATCGCAATAAATCAAAATACAATAAGGCATTTGAAAGTACTTCTAACTTTTATAATAAAGGGGAGTTAACAATCTTTATAGAAGAAATGTTGGATTTATTGATTGAAGGGCAGCATCAAGTTTTAGAGCGCTTCGAACATAATAAGGTGTTATTAGAAAATTTAAGTAACGCATTAGAAAATATAGCATCAGACAAATATGAATACGGTGTTCTATTTATTTTATTACAAGATAAAATATTCGGAAGTCATTATTCGCGTATTCCATTGAAACAGATTGAAAACGTTACAGAGTTTTCTAGAAATAAAATTAATCATGTCATTCAAAAATATGAAGAGCAACTTGTTCAATTAAAAAGAAATCCTGCTGTTTACGAGTTGAGTGACGGATTTATTGAGTCATTACTTGCAATTTAG
- a CDS encoding ROK family transcriptional regulator, producing MKQMQHLAFTANDQMVLKAIFNHKPISMTEIARLTNTNKATISSVVNRLKTQKVIREAGQGESTKKGGRKTILLEINPDFCYTVSLDFTYDSVDMMANAFDGQIINYESYPLSEKTMAQALAIVEEKLDPTNQLGTQHGLLGIAVSIHGIVNQDRSIRTLPFLELGDISVANRLEQYAQVPILIENEANLAALYEHALRNHTCTESLATLSIHKGIGAGLILNNQLYRGADGSAGEIGRSLVLVTDTQPAHYDKIENICSQDALISRLRDRLDEPLTLETIATYYKAQHPMVHEEIANFIDRITVLIHNFSIQLNPAHIFINCPIMNEIPDILIHIQGKLHAYSHDAAMIRLTSNVQYATLFGGALGITQKILDIDNIKLDFSS from the coding sequence ATGAAACAGATGCAACACTTAGCCTTTACTGCCAATGATCAGATGGTACTGAAGGCGATTTTTAATCATAAACCAATTTCTATGACGGAGATTGCACGATTAACAAATACGAATAAGGCGACGATTTCAAGTGTTGTCAATCGCTTAAAAACGCAAAAAGTGATTCGAGAGGCTGGTCAAGGGGAAAGTACGAAAAAGGGTGGACGAAAAACAATCTTACTCGAAATTAACCCTGACTTTTGTTATACCGTATCACTGGATTTTACTTATGATTCTGTAGATATGATGGCGAATGCATTTGATGGCCAAATCATAAATTATGAATCCTATCCACTTTCTGAAAAAACAATGGCACAAGCTTTAGCGATTGTGGAAGAAAAACTAGATCCAACCAACCAACTGGGTACACAACACGGTTTGCTTGGTATTGCGGTGTCTATCCACGGGATTGTCAATCAAGACCGCTCGATTCGTACATTGCCATTCCTCGAGTTAGGCGACATCTCCGTAGCAAATCGTTTAGAACAATATGCGCAAGTGCCTATACTTATTGAAAATGAAGCAAACTTGGCTGCCTTGTATGAACATGCGCTACGCAATCATACGTGTACGGAAAGTCTAGCTACACTTAGTATTCATAAAGGGATTGGTGCTGGACTCATATTGAATAACCAACTTTATCGTGGGGCGGATGGTAGTGCTGGTGAGATTGGGCGATCGCTAGTTCTTGTTACAGATACACAGCCTGCACACTATGACAAAATTGAAAATATTTGTTCTCAAGATGCGCTGATTTCACGTCTTCGTGATCGTTTAGATGAACCGCTTACGTTAGAGACCATCGCAACTTATTACAAAGCGCAACATCCAATGGTACATGAAGAAATCGCAAACTTTATTGACCGAATTACTGTACTTATTCATAACTTTTCAATCCAGCTAAATCCAGCACATATTTTTATCAACTGCCCAATTATGAATGAAATTCCTGATATCTTAATCCACATTCAAGGCAAGCTCCATGCTTATTCTCATGATGCAGCGATGATTCGACTGACTTCCAATGTCCAATATGCGACGCTGTTTGGTGGTGCTTTAGGCATCACACAAAAGATTCTCGATATCGATAATATCAAACTTGATTTTTCATCCTAA
- the xylA gene encoding xylose isomerase: MTYFNIDKVTYEGPTSTNPFSFKYYNADEKIGDKTMKEHLRFSVAYWHTFTADLSDPFGVGTAQRDWDQLDEMDKAKARVEAIFEFMDKTGIEYFCFHDVDIAPEGKTLAETNANLDVITDLIKEKMDETGKKLLWNTANNFTHERFVHGAATSSHADVFAYSAAKVKKSLEIAKKLDAENFVFWGGREGYESLLNTDMKLELDNLARFFKMAKAYADEIGFTGQFLIEPKPKEPTSHQYDTDVATAHAFLQKYGLEDVFKFNIEANHATLAGHTFQHELRYARDNGMLGSVDANQGHPLLGWDTDEFPSDVYETTLAMYEILKNGGLTPGGLNFDAKPRRTSFAQEDLVLTHIVGMDAFALGLRIAHKMIEDRFFEDIVDNKYASYKEGLGAKIVNDATSFAELEAHALELGDIELESDRLEVIKSRINQYILTINNEG; encoded by the coding sequence ATGACATATTTCAATATAGACAAAGTAACTTATGAAGGACCCACATCAACAAACCCATTTAGCTTTAAGTATTACAACGCAGATGAAAAAATTGGCGACAAAACAATGAAAGAACATTTAAGATTCAGTGTCGCTTACTGGCATACATTCACTGCAGACTTATCTGACCCATTCGGTGTAGGAACAGCACAACGTGATTGGGATCAGTTAGATGAAATGGATAAAGCAAAAGCACGTGTAGAAGCGATTTTTGAATTTATGGACAAAACAGGTATTGAATATTTCTGTTTCCACGATGTTGATATCGCACCTGAAGGCAAAACATTAGCTGAAACAAATGCAAACTTAGATGTCATTACAGACTTAATCAAAGAAAAAATGGATGAAACTGGTAAGAAGTTATTATGGAATACAGCAAACAACTTTACACATGAACGTTTTGTTCACGGTGCAGCAACTTCATCTCATGCAGATGTATTCGCCTATTCAGCAGCAAAAGTAAAAAAATCATTGGAAATCGCAAAAAAATTAGATGCTGAAAACTTTGTATTCTGGGGTGGCCGTGAAGGTTATGAAAGCTTACTCAACACGGACATGAAGTTGGAGTTAGATAACTTAGCACGTTTCTTCAAAATGGCAAAAGCATACGCAGATGAAATTGGCTTTACAGGTCAATTCTTAATCGAACCAAAACCAAAAGAGCCAACTTCACATCAATATGATACGGATGTTGCGACAGCACATGCATTCTTACAAAAATACGGCTTAGAGGATGTCTTCAAATTCAATATTGAAGCGAACCACGCAACACTTGCAGGACATACATTCCAACACGAATTACGCTATGCGCGTGACAATGGCATGTTAGGTTCTGTGGATGCGAACCAAGGTCATCCGTTACTTGGTTGGGATACAGATGAATTCCCATCAGATGTTTATGAAACAACACTTGCGATGTATGAAATCTTGAAAAATGGTGGTTTGACTCCGGGCGGTCTTAACTTCGATGCAAAACCAAGACGTACATCATTTGCTCAAGAAGATTTAGTTTTAACGCACATCGTAGGTATGGATGCTTTCGCACTTGGCTTACGTATTGCACACAAAATGATTGAAGATCGTTTCTTTGAAGACATCGTCGACAATAAATATGCATCATATAAAGAAGGCTTAGGTGCAAAAATTGTGAATGATGCTACTTCATTTGCGGAGTTAGAAGCACATGCATTAGAACTTGGCGATATCGAGCTAGAATCTGATCGCTTAGA